In Phycisphaerae bacterium RAS1, the genomic window GCAGGCGCTGCTGGGTGTGAGCGGCGAGAGCGTCATCGCCGGCGAACGCGAATTTGAAAATGAGCCGGCCCTCGTGGCGTGGGCGGCCAAGCTGCCGGGAGCGACGGTGCGTTCGTTTCACCTGTCCAATGACGACATCGCCGGGCTGGATTCGCCTGAGTCGCTTCAGGAATCGCTGGGCGTGCTCCCTACGCAGCAGCCCGATTTCGTGCTCCTCGCCGATCCGTATTCATTCGACATCGCCCGCTTCGTCGAAACGCTGAACCAGCACTATCCGAATCGCACAGCCGTCGGCGGCATGGCCTCGGCCGCCTCGGCGCCGGGCGAAAATGTGCTCATTTTCGAGGGTCAGGCGCTGCATCAGGGGCTGGTCGGTCTGTCGCTGACGGGCGCCGCCGCCATCGACACGGTTGTCTCGCAGGGATGCCGACCCATCGGCCGGCACATGGTCATCACCAAGGCCGAGCGGAACATCATCTACCAGATCGGCGGCCGATCCGCGCTGGCGACGGTTCAGGAACTGATCGAGGAATGCCCCGCCCGCGACAAGGAGCTGATGCGCCGCCGCGGCCTCCTGGTCGGGCGCGTGATCAACGAGTATCAACCCAGCTTTTCGCGCGGCGATTTCCTGATCCGCAACCCGCTGGGCTTCGACGCCTCCAGCGGCGCGATGGCCGTGAGCGATCTCGTTCGCGTCGGGCAGACCATTCAGTTTCACGTGCGGGACGGCGCCACGGCGCACGAGGACCTCGAATCGCTGCTGTCAGCGGCCGGCGACGAATCAACCGCCGGCGTTCTGCTGTTCAGTTGCAACGGGCGCGGCACGCGCCTGTTTCCTGAGCAACATCACGACGCCCGCTGCGTTTCGGACGCGTTCGGCTCGCCCGCGCTGGCCGGGTTTTTCTGCGCCGGCGAAATCGGCCCGATCGGCGAGAAAAATTTTCTCCACGGGCATACGGCCAGCGTCGGGCTGCTGCGCCGCCGTCGGCCACAGACGGCGTGACCGTGCCGCCCGAAAAGTGACCACCATGAGCGACGTCCCGCCGCGCGTGTCGCTACGCTTTCCACGCAGCGCACGCATCGTGCGCGGCGGCGACTACCAGCGCATTATCAAGCACGGCGTGCGGATAACCGACGGCGTGCTGGTCATCTGGGCCGTCGCCAACGGCCTGCCACACGCCCGGCTGGGGCTGGTCGTCGGCCGCAAGCATGGCAACGCCCCGCGACGCAACCGCGTCAAGCGGCTCATTCGCGAGGCGTTCCGCCTCTCACGGCACAACCTGCCGCCCGGCATCGATCTTGTCTGCGCGCCGGCCGGAAGCGCTGAGACGCTTGAAACGCGCCCGCTGACGCTGCAATGCTGCCGGGAATCGCTGGAGGCGCTGGCGACGAAAGCCGCCCGCCGCACGCCCGCCCGACCGGACGGATCGGTATCAACATAGTGGGTAACCGAACGGGCGCGGGTGATTTCCGAACCCGCCGCGCCAAGCGGCGGGGTGAGCCCTCGGAGGCGGCGCGCGCAGCACCCGTCACCGCGGCCTCGCAGGGTAGTCACCCCGCCGCTTGGCGCGGCGGGTTCGGACAGAGAGCAACCCACCTACAAAGCGGATGCACGACCCGACCGGACTGACCGCCGAAAGTTCTCGTGCAGACCCTCCCGCCCGGCGGGTATACTGAGCCGTCGGCGACTCATCGACGGCCAGTAGGAAGGGAAGATGCGCCTCGGCAGAACTGCCCCCGGAATTGGAACGCGCGCGATCCGTGCGGCCATCCTGTTCCTGGCGGCCATGCGCGCTGCACCGGCGTCGTGGGCCGGTGGGGCGCAGCAGCAGGCGCCGTCCGGTCCCCACGCCGTCCACCGTCCGCCGTTGCCGGACATCTCCGACCTGCCGCAGCTCGACGCGCCGATCGTCTTCGTTTCGCGCCAGATTCCCGATCAGGGCAGCACCTACTGGAGTCCGTCGCAAGCCATGGCGGGCGTCGGTCCGCATAGCCGCACGCGCCCGGCGGCGCCCGGACGCCTGCTGCGATTGGATCCAAGCGGCGACCTGCGCGTGCTCATCGACGGCGCCAGCCCGTCGCCGGCGACGATGGACCTGATCGACGTGAGCGGGCCGAGCGTGTCCTATGACGGCCAGACGATCGTCTTCGCCGGATTGCCCATCGGCCTGTACGACCCCAACCCCGGCCGGTCGATCGGCGCCTGGCGGATTTTCACCATCCGCTCTGACGGGACAGACTTGCGACAAGTGACGTTCAGCGATCTCGACAATCTCAATTACTCTCAATTCGGCCCCGCCGCCGCCGCACTCCAGGGTTACGACGATTTCGATCCCGTCTATCTGCCGGACGGACGAATCTGCTTCGCCTCGACGCGCTGGCCGGCGTTCGCCCAGTATGGCGGCGTGCGAACGAGCAATCTCTATGTCGTGAACGCAGACGGCACGCGGCCGATCCGCCTGACCTCCGAGCGCAACGGGGCCGAGCGGCCGGAAGTCGATCCGCTGACCGGCCAGATCGTCTTCTCCCGCTGGTGGCGAAACTACCGCTTTCCGGTCGATTCGATGGAGACGATTCTCGTGAACTCCGGCGATCCGTCGCAGGGGTACGTCCAGCACGTGGGCCTGACGACCGACCCGGTCGCACACGTCGGCGCCCCGGGGTTTGAGCAGAACCACTGGCAAATGATCGCCGGCAACACCGACGGCACAAACCTGATCCAGTGGTATCGCCAGGGCCGCGTCGAGAGCGTCAACCACGTCTACGGCGGGAGCTTCGCACGCGACGGCCGATTCTTCGGTAATTTTTTCCCGATGCTGAATATGGCCGAGGCGGCCGGGTTCGGCGGCGTGCGCGAGCTGGGGCGCGGGACCGACGTGAGCGAGTCGATCGTCGGCATCACTAATCTGAACGGCACGCTTGTCAGCGACGATCCGATCTCCTACGGCGTCTATCAAGGCGAGTATGCGGCGGACGCGGCTGTGATGGGCGATGGCCGGCTGCTTGTTTC contains:
- a CDS encoding FIST N domain protein, which gives rise to MNTATDLRCATACATDPGASGVAGMLAEQLTAGLDGGRADVTLLFASPHFLESLPQLAVELHEALPTQALLGVSGESVIAGEREFENEPALVAWAAKLPGATVRSFHLSNDDIAGLDSPESLQESLGVLPTQQPDFVLLADPYSFDIARFVETLNQHYPNRTAVGGMASAASAPGENVLIFEGQALHQGLVGLSLTGAAAIDTVVSQGCRPIGRHMVITKAERNIIYQIGGRSALATVQELIEECPARDKELMRRRGLLVGRVINEYQPSFSRGDFLIRNPLGFDASSGAMAVSDLVRVGQTIQFHVRDGATAHEDLESLLSAAGDESTAGVLLFSCNGRGTRLFPEQHHDARCVSDAFGSPALAGFFCAGEIGPIGEKNFLHGHTASVGLLRRRRPQTA
- the rnpA gene encoding Ribonuclease P protein component; this translates as MSDVPPRVSLRFPRSARIVRGGDYQRIIKHGVRITDGVLVIWAVANGLPHARLGLVVGRKHGNAPRRNRVKRLIREAFRLSRHNLPPGIDLVCAPAGSAETLETRPLTLQCCRESLEALATKAARRTPARPDGSVST